The Lactuca sativa cultivar Salinas chromosome 2, Lsat_Salinas_v11, whole genome shotgun sequence genome includes the window ttttttttaaaatgcaaaatataaGAAAAATTGAAAGTACGGTGATGTATAAATATAAGTATTGTATTCTAAAAGTACATTGGTATAATCGAAATGGATTTCGTTTATTTTACGCAAAAcaaccacacaaacatataaacaaatacaTGCACATGGAATAAGAGTTTGTTCGATCAAAAAGACGAAAATTATGACTTATGAAACTACATTGAAAGATTAAGTCAAGGAATAAGAAAAAACTAAAGGATTAAgttattaaaatgttttttttttccaaaaaaaataaataaagaaacatgAACCATTCACCTTTATAATATCAATGAGCTTTCAATGTACATTGTTGCTTTAGGGTATTTTGCaaaataacttatttattttaCAATGCTATATTTGATAATTTCTTTCTCAAATATCTAGAAAACTTTTGACATGGTGAAAAAAAATCATCttataaagtacaatgctataaaatGATTGCTTTTGGAAGTACAATGTTATATTTGATAGTACATGTTTATTTCACCCTCGAGTCTATTCCaactccttcggtatctttcaaccggtacgggTCTTTTTCACCCCCGAATCTATTTCAACTCCGTGGGTATGTTTCAACCGATACAAGTATATTTCACCCTCACATCTAAGTATACAATCATATCGGTAAAAGTCaaaaagacaacaagcacatactAGCATATCAACAAGTGTCATGAGGACAACTATCATTCTACAAACATAATCCAGTTGGCCGTTATTGGTGCATTTGACCCCCGCgtacagtgaagagactcacctctcaGTTGATACTCATCTGCCTCTACTCTCATTGCCAGAAATACCAATGCTACACACCACCTGTACCATTACAAATGGTAACCATCGGCTCTTCTTCCAAGACTATGAGTTTGACCAAATGTCAACTCAAGTCAGAAGTCGACGGTCAACATTGAATTTAGTTAACCGTCATGTCATGGCCATCCATGGCCACGTTGTGGCCTTCATACATCGAAACAACGTGCTTTTTCCTAGTCACCACATCGTGGCGACCTAAGGCCACGCTGTGGGCACTGAGTTTCAaacaacttaatgggttaagccgtTTTCCTCTATTACAAGAGCTCTAAAGCTCATATATTGTCTGAAATATGGTCTAGaatgataaagtttccaactttatcaattagaaccacctcaaaagtcaaaaatctCAAACCCTAGTCCAATAAAGCTAAATTCAACAATGTCATAACCATTAAGCCCTTAATCTAAAAAAGTCCCTAACCCAACCACTCTAGAAGGGTTTCCAATACCAAATCTGACATAAAGGTAGGTGCTTTAtatacatgcatgtccaatgcatgcctTGAAGCCATAATTGGTCCAAAATATGGGTTTTTGATAAAAATCCCATGCATGGCTAAAAAACTCTACTATACTTCagatccaaacccacaaccataCTAAATGTTCCAAAGATTCATAAAGTCATAACCTTTATGAAGTCTCACCATTCCAACtatcaagaacaagaagattatGGGCTAAAACATAAGATCTAGCAATCTAGCATGAGAAAAATCGAGTATTGGACACTTAAAAAGGTCGAGAAGAGTGCTAGGATGAAGAATGGAGACTTGCTTACTAGATCTTAACTTCCTTTTTCTTCTTTGTCTCTTTAAATATTCCAAGAGCACCAAAAATGGCTTCAATAATGAGGGAAAGAGGATTGGCTTTtcttttgtaacatcccggaatatcaagagtaaagttgaagggctaaaagtataaattggaaagggcaactcggcgagtccacgagtggactcggcgagtagggtcgcgattttggtcgcgtgttaaatggccaactcggcgagttggcggctggactcggcgagttggtgctgagtggagaaaaccctaatttcggaggatgaaccctatataaaggacattataccctctccccagcctccttaccttcctttgaagtccagaaaaccctagcaATGCAATTGTGAAGGATTTGTGTGCAATTgagccttggagaagagatttggaggaatatcttggagagttaggaggcttagagcaaggggctttgcttagattcAGATTTGATTGCTtatggggcttccttttgaggtattatctcgttcttgggctgctattaatctagattcatcatttttgggatgtatgggaggtttagcttgtggtattttgagtttgaacgatagatctgaggttgctacctcagatctggaatagaGAAGGTCTAAAGTGCactaaagtccctgttcttgagtgattggtgaagccatcttgtcccaaaccctagccctagagtgtaaaatgcctagatctccttggattcatgtaaagtttgccactttacgtgatggatgggttgtaggagggtagatctacgttttggatcaattgcatggcatggaaggcttctgtatggggtgagatctagaggcactcggcgagtcacaaaggtgtactcggcaagttgcttgaagatggactgaaacttggcgagttggaagaacaactcggcgagtaggttgaagatagccttagactcggcgagtctgttcttggactcggtgagtctggtcgcgAGGTCTTGCTCCTTTTTCAGGGTGAGCTGTgtatcagtgagtcaagggacgactcggtgagtcgagtgaagtaggactcagagttgttggactcggcgagtctcagggtgactcggcgagttgagtcgcgacgTGTGAGagattctgagcatggggactcggcgagtcatcgagttgactcgacgagtagagtcagtcaggggttgactttttcttttctttgaccaagggttgaccagttgatttcaggggcattttggtaattgttgacttttgttttgagttcagagtcttggtgttggccagtgttggagatcgtatcagtggttggagtagcttgtttttatctgttcagtcggcaatttcgaggtgagttatcctcactatatcaacagggtataaggcaccaaggccggccctttatcggattgagatccgagtatttgttgttatgttattgctttgatatgtttgcatcctggtagttaggatggtatatgttagagacctggttgaggtcggtatcctgttatgtagggtgatgctatgctagtgaccagttaggtcggtatcctggttagaatgatgatatgttatgtgatctgcttgatcggcttgttgactgtgaattgttatatgattgtatgtttatgtgcacatggttgtttggactggagttgggttgaggcgggcccTGCTttttgctgtaggccaagatacccagggaggaccggttgtcccgaaggcccagcgagcggtccggataggctgtaggccccaagagggcggaccagacgtgccgaggctcggagagtggaccaggccgactgaaggcccgatgcgggcggactagtcatactgtagactcagagagtggatcaGGTctattgaaggcccggtgcgggaggaccaatcacactgcagactcgatgtatatggctagactcggagggtggaccaggtggactgttggccggtgcggcggaccagtcacacagtagacccgaagtgcatggttgttctgtgatcggatatgatatggcatgttatgcgtgtatggtatatgtggttggtattttggggatatctcactaagctttcaggcttacagttgtggtttaaagtttttcaggttcttaggagaccgtggcaaggcgaaggcatgatcgtaccgctcctcatgtttatatgtgatgtgattctgggaatactctaaataaattgtattgaaaacctttttgtaataatttaatgaaatagggttgtttttgaaaagtttaaattggttggaattttatggtcgttacaagttggtatcagagccttggtttgagtgaattggaggaacactcgtgtgaatccagtctcaaatcagtgagagtttttaaaagagaatttaaaacgattttcaaaatgagtaaaggaggacgtggaggtacgatcagtcggagccagtaagtaaccccaaaataccatacatgatatttgtttttgagctttgatagaacagcatgctagtgctaggctagggatcttcaggatttcatgataatgttgcctgatttatgatgcatgTTAGCCTAGGGtgtccttgtgggagatttccagtgctcctctagtagtgagggttgagcgcttgttttgtatgttttacactagggtgttgtggtagtacttcatacaaatatgggtaggtgtggaaggtagtatgggcccgtactactgaaagcacaggacccatacgtgtatcagggaaaccatgacctctagggttgggttgagagttggttcccgggttagtgggaagtgtctgagattttctggagtttttcagtatggagattccgaggcatgctgggagtggatccgggtcaggatcggaaGTAGGAGAGGGAGTTCCAGGCAGGTctgtaccgcccgaggttattggtcaaatgagcacgtgcgagttggatgcgaggattcgcgagatcttgcatgatgaggttgttgcgttgttccgggctgagttgccggaactgtttgggtcgatcaagaccgccatggttgagtattttgataaacgctatgcagctctcatagAGACGGCTGCCGTAGCAGCTACAACGACTGTagtagcggcagggggaggagccggtcggggttttcagtatcgggacttcgataatacgaagtctcctacttttgatggagttcaggacccgatcgttGCTATAAGATGGTTGtcggatgtggaggggtgtttcttcacgtgttcatgccctgctgatcagaaggtgaggtgtgctttgaacctgttgaggctcggggcgaaggattggtggagattgaccacggggtaatattcggatgcgcagagggctgcggtttcatgggatcagttcaaagagatgttcaacactcattatgttccgcgggttgagagggagagattggctcaggaattccttgagctgaagcaggattcggagtcagtgactaagatcaccaggatgttcactgagagggcgatttTTTGCCCTGaattcgcttcggagcaggctcagatgtcccgatatctgagtatgctaaagagagatatcagacagtttgtgtctaagcagaggtgcgagaccttgttggagttgcaagaggccgccaggcggcgggaGTTGGacattgagttgcagttgcgagagctgaggcaggctccggtgcagtcgcagccggtgtCGAAATGGTCCAAGACCATTGATTCTAGAgtaggagatcagagcagccacacttgtgggaagtgtgggaagggtcacagcggagtttgtaggtccggtggtgcatgccgcaagtgtggaaaagaggggcactatgcgagggataaATTCAATTAGGGACGAAATCAAATTACAGATAAATTCAATCAGTGTCCTTCCTTAACTTCATATATCATCGATCGATTCATAAACAATTGAGAGAGCGAGAGAAGCGTATATATGCGTAGCCAGCCTTCTTGACGAATTTTGCTTCAACGGCTTTACGATTTTGTCTGATACACATCGTCTCCTTTAACGCATCTAGACCAACGTCCAGTCCCATTGTTATGGAATCAAATTCTTTTGAAACCTCTCTTTTGTTCTGTCAAACCTTTACAACCcgttcccgagttcaacttaacaagagaaagaaaaggaaatgagtggaaatgagaagaaaataaaagagattggtgctcccgagtttcattaaagagGGGATGTGGAACGAAATAGAGGGAAATGGGAGGATCACTTTCCCTtctaactttccttccgatttgggaggatttagAAAGAATgaacaaaatgattcattttcttCCACTTCTCTACAACTCGGGAACacgaaagaaatttttttttcctttcctttctcttcttttctcttgcgactttcttttctcttctcttcttttcttttgttaaactcggAAACGAGGCGTTAGGGTTTAAGAACGAGACTTGATTCTTCCACGGAGGATTTGTATGAAATTGCCATGACATTACACGCTTCTAAGGTAAGGTATTTTTTCTTCTAAGGCAATGTACTTTTTTTGTACAAATATCTAGATCGAATGACGCATTGTTTTATGAACACTACTTTAATTTCATAAATGGAATATTTAAATTCGAAAGAGATAAAAGTCAATAAGACTTTAGTTAACTATAATGACAGAATATATGAATTACGAAAGCATTTTTGAGAGGTTGAAAAAACCCCCACAAGATGATAATACGTATCCTGTAAATTTAGACATTGCCTCACTGCCTCGTTGGggcatacacacacatacaagagaatgattaattatgataatgcatatttatgttcaaatataAGATGGAAAACAATgcatatttatgttcatagttaCGCCTTTCACTTATTTATTAGTTATGGGTAATAATATCTTGAACAACTAATACTTTTTATTGTTATAAGACTTATATTTATCAACATAAATCGATCACAAACATAATTACTCGACTACCATTAAAATGCGTTTGATTACATGAATCTTTAATAGTAGAAATTAATAACAATCATGAAGTAGTTAACAATGATTTTAAGTTGTGGTTAAGCCCACTTTGGTCAGAATGTTTGTGTTCCACCCGTGGACATAGGGCATGTAAATATGAGGAGTCGTAGTAGATGGTGTAtagtaggggggggggggggggggggtgggttgGAGCGGGAACGTAGAAACCCAATCGTTAGCGTGGTGAGCGTGATGAGTCGCATTCACCGGCACGGTGAGCCCGAGGAATCGCAATCACTGATGTTCCAAGCAAGGGCGGAGCAAGGATTTAAAGAGAACGGGGGCTTATATTGTGTCCGAAAAAGGTCTTGGACGATAGTGTAAAAGAAATCTTACATATAGAAGAGTTATATACTATATTGGTTAATCGACAGTTAAAAGAACTCGTAATGAAACTAATGAAATTAAACAAATTAAAGTAAATGGAGGTAAATCGATAACTAAAATATGGGTGAAGTGCTGAAGTCTATGAGATTTTAATTGTGGGCCCCAAGTTTACTCATAGTCGTAACCCTATTACTTTTCTATATATTAACTGAAATTTTAATAAAGATTGGTTGGGGATTTTTATCACACAAAACTTATGTGGACTTTAAATTATACATACACTGGTATACTATAGTTTGGACTTTTAAAGGAGATTGAGGGGGGCAGAGCATCCGACAGCCCCCTGCTATCTCCGCCCATGGTTGCAAGAGTGAAGCTTCATGTGAATGATTTTGTGAAGTCTAAGGTCAAAATCCCAAGTTGGTCGATTTTGTGAGAAAAAAATGGACGCGTGGTTTATTTGCTAGGAAATTATAAGATGACTACTAAGAAAAATGACACACACATTTGACGACATACTCCGTGTTTATTTACTTATTGTGACACTACGTTTTTGACATACAAATATAAATGTCATAAAtcttttttataaaatacaacatttttagAAAACACACGTTTGTATGTCATAAAAGGAGTGTATGTCATTAAATGTTTGTTAAAAGTATAGTGTCTAGTGATTTCAATGTCGATTACCTATTTACCTATTTACCTAGATCCCTTTTTCCTATAATTATCAATTTTTTAGATAGTATAATATGTAGTTTGAATGGGtgaacatttattattattattattattattattattattattattattattattattattattattaataagaaaTCTACAGACTTTTTAATATGTATCCGAAGATAATAaccaaaaaataacaaaaataaccaCTTTGTCCAGAATAGGCATTTCGGaccaagaaaaaatatttttttactaattttggaatggcattccaAATGCCATACTAAAATGTCAgctttcgaaaaaaaaaaaaacactccgaaatttaagaacaattatggaataaaaaaaatcattatttgcttaatttaataaaaaattaaacaaaaatagtaATATGAACTATATACAATATTAATGTCAAAATTAGATATTTCATTGAAAAACGGAGAAATTAAACATTATGAAATGTAGTATTcgaaaaaaacaatattttttgaatattaaataaaagaactaaaataaaataaaaatctcCAAAGTGACAGTACTCTGGAATAATGGCATCGGAGAAaatgattattttttaaaaatagaaaaatgattggttatttttttttcttgtttataATGGTTAGATTTTTCCGTATGCCGTCTTTTTCTCCTTATAGCACTAGCGTGGCATTAACATTTCGTATTGATGTCGATTTATtattagggatgtcaacgggggcaaacggggcGGGGAGTGCATCttccgcccccgcccccgaaatttccCCGTCTCCCCgaccccgcccccgcccccggaaTGTTCAATGTtcctacccccgcccccgcccctgaatcccctttattacccccgccctcgcccccgattgattttgggctattttttttgggctaaaagaagttgttatttaggctaaaataaactattttttaggtaataaataattatttatagcaaaattttatatgttaataaaaaagttatggcattttaaaaaattatactaacagcttaaaaacatgttttttgataAATTTTGGAAGCTTAAAATCATgttatagtttattatatttatataattaatatatgtaaatagaTGTGTAGTTACTAACGGGGTCCCCATGGGGATTTCGGGACGGGATTGCCTACcctcgcccccgcccccgaaattaaaacgggggttaaccttgTCCCCACCCCCGTCCCCGCCcctgatttttaaaaaaaaaaaacaaaaaaaaataaccccaaacgggacggggcccccacgggaacggggtcccacgggactttttgacattCCTATTTATTATGAATAGATGACTTAGATGTTCGCACGTAACATATGTTTCTTTCTATTTAATCCTAAATTCATCTTCTCTCTTACTTTATTTTTGAGTTGGACACATTGGTCCTTGTATTTTTTTCATCTGCCTTCTTTTGATCCTTATAGCACAAATGCCGCATTGACGATATATACTGATGTTGATTGATAATAATTAGATTATGTTGGGTGGACCAAATGACTACAACTTGTAATAAGAGGCGGACCAAACGGTTACAGTCTATTATAAAAGCCTGTTTTTTTAACATATGCaagttattataataaaataaaatttaaataaactgattttacaAAATTAAAAAAGTTTTTCCACTGCAAAATTATAATATAAGGTTGCACAGTGTGGCTGTGGTTTTGGGCCGTGGTTCGCGCCAGCTGGACCGCGCACACCGCCCCCAGACCGCGGTCTTGTGCGGTTTTGGCCGCAGTGCAATCCTTCAAGGTTGCGTTCTGTGATTGGTTGATGAGAATTGGGAAGGATTGCCGATTGTTGGTTGTtgagtatttatttattttcctttTGCGTTTGCTTTTTCTTTCCTATATATACATATCAAGTTCACTTTTTTTCACAACACAATCTCTTctctctcaaaaaaaaaaatcaccacTCCCTCAAAAATGTCATATTCTGAAGAATTTCACTATTTTTGATACCGCTATTGCGTGTGTTCAAATGGCGGAACAAACATACAATGTTGTATGTAACAACGTAGCTGCAAGTTCTCAACGATAAACACGAAGATATATTTGCAGAAATCGTGAATAAGCCAACCAACGTTTGGTGCAAGACTATTTTGCAGAGAATGTCACTTACCAAGGGTAGTATTTTCGTAGGCGCTTCAGAATGCTCAAAGGTTTATTCGTACGTATAGTTGAAGATGTAACGAGGGAGTGCAGTTTTTTTCCAACAACGCTACGATGCTAGAGGTACACTCGGTTTCACTCCCGTACAAAAATATACGGCCGCACTTCGTCAATTAGCATATGACATTCCGCCTGATGCGTTAGACGAAAGTTTTAGGATGTCTGCTAGGATCGCACGAGATAGTCTCCATTTTTTCTGCAAAACTATGATTCAGTTTTGTGGTCCAAAATATTTACGTAAGCCTACACGTAATGCCATCTTGTAATTGCAAGCTCATCATGCTAGTGTACATGGGTTTCCTGGAATGCTAGGAAGCTTAGATTGTCTCAATTGCGCATGGGAAAATTGCCCTACAGCATATCATGTGCAATTTACCCGAGGTAATCATGGTCACCCAACAGTCATACTTGAAGCAGTTGCATCACAAGATATGAGGATTTGGCATGCTTTTTTTGGTTCTCCTGGTTCGATTAACGACATCAACATTCTTAATCGTTCACCAATATTTAACAACATATACGATGGATCCGCACCAGATTCTTCTTTTCAAGTGCGTGGAACGCCATATAAGTATAGTTATTATCTGGTCGATGGAATCTATCTTGAGTATGTTGCGTTTGTTAAATCATTTACAGCTCCACATGGTTCTAGATGAAAGAAATTCAAGAGAGCTCAAGAAAGAGCTAGGAAGGATGTTGAACGTGCTTTTGGAGCTCTGAAGAAACGGTGGTTCATATTGAAAAAACCAGCAGCTTATTTAGGCGAGGAAAAACTTCAAGAAATCATGTACACATGTCTTATATTGCATAACATGATTATTGAAGACGAAGGAAGAGCGATATGTGCGTTTGACGAGGAAGAAACCATACCAAAGACACAGCCAATAGAAATTGGTGGGGAAGAGTATATAAACAACAGAGCAGAGATATGTTGTACT containing:
- the LOC111900301 gene encoding uncharacterized protein LOC111900301; protein product: MLGSLDCLNCAWENCPTAYHVQFTRGNHGHPTVILEAVASQDMRIWHAFFGSPGSINDINILNRSPIFNNIYDGSAPDSSFQKFKRAQERARKDVERAFGALKKRWFILKKPAAYLGEEKLQEIMYTCLILHNMIIEDEGRAICAFDEEETIPKTQPIEIGGEEYINNRAEICCTETFHNLRNDLEEHIYGVQNINLNLDQPDDPEDEFSEKDFM